A genomic stretch from Aerosakkonema funiforme FACHB-1375 includes:
- the pbpC gene encoding penicillin-binding protein 1C: MQDRQAIEFSDRNGLPLGTLLSRNQEHTAVVPLNEISPHFKNAIIAAEDRGFYQHGALDLKAIARAILQAIKAKRIVSGASTITMQLARMLDPVPRTLAGKIKEIWLSWRLTAGMSKDEILSAYLNRLPMGGNIYGVEAAARVYFGIPASDLNLGQASLLTALPNDPSNLNPYHNLSGLKRRQTYVLDRMVKDKYISRVEADRALSEKITIQLRKQGILAAPHFLFWVANELDNGNLKVTHAGNLRTTIDRPLQQFVEAQVQEVIRSLAPNNVHHAAALVIDNRTGEVLAYVGSPNYFNETQIGRNDGVQALRQPGSTLKPFLYELALEKRIIRPNTILADVPTRYAIPGAKIYSPQDYSETFQGPVRVRIALANSLNIPAVRVLEKVSVGAFLERLHQLGFTNLNHSPEYYGLGLTLGSGEVSLWELARAYLTMARQGDAIPLVSILGNLTPNQLRLPPLLLGRAGERGKSGAGEVEKKIEPGKGKKDEGLGVRSEWALITNMLSDAHARAKAFGVESVLALPFPAAVKTGTSSNFRDTWTVGFTTDYTVATWVGNFDGDRMDKVSGVMGAAPLWNRIMLHLHEREEPAPFSPPKGLVQKPICTLSGLRPTPACPSVVQEYFYPEDISDYESHPDTFYQMVSRDGKSPEYRLNLPAEYNEWLAMQPQPNLAPSQLKILSPRNGDFFLIHPDRANTGQRLQFKLANKSSQTVEWWLNGQKVATQSSNTLFWELQPGNWTLEIRSGEMSDRVNFQVELAESKSMRRGFSVASPSH, translated from the coding sequence ATGCAAGACCGACAAGCGATCGAATTTAGCGATCGCAACGGCTTACCATTAGGAACATTGCTCAGCCGTAACCAAGAGCATACCGCAGTTGTACCCTTAAACGAGATTTCTCCGCATTTCAAAAATGCCATCATCGCCGCCGAAGATAGGGGATTTTATCAGCATGGGGCGCTGGATCTGAAAGCGATCGCCAGGGCAATCCTGCAAGCAATTAAAGCCAAAAGAATTGTCTCCGGCGCTTCTACCATCACCATGCAACTAGCGCGAATGCTCGACCCCGTACCGCGCACATTGGCAGGAAAAATAAAAGAAATTTGGTTATCTTGGCGCTTAACAGCAGGAATGAGTAAAGATGAAATCCTTTCTGCTTATCTCAATCGCTTACCGATGGGCGGTAACATCTATGGTGTGGAAGCAGCCGCTCGCGTTTATTTTGGCATACCTGCCAGCGATTTAAATTTAGGACAAGCGAGTTTACTTACTGCCTTACCGAACGATCCTAGCAATCTCAATCCTTATCATAATTTATCAGGACTGAAGCGCCGACAAACTTACGTACTCGATCGCATGGTAAAAGATAAATATATCAGTCGTGTTGAAGCCGATCGAGCCTTATCTGAAAAAATTACTATTCAACTTCGCAAGCAAGGTATCCTCGCCGCCCCTCATTTTTTATTTTGGGTAGCCAATGAATTAGATAATGGCAATTTAAAAGTAACTCATGCTGGCAATCTTCGCACAACAATCGATCGTCCTTTGCAACAATTTGTCGAAGCGCAAGTGCAAGAAGTCATTCGTAGCCTCGCGCCTAACAACGTGCATCACGCAGCCGCTTTAGTTATCGATAATCGCACTGGAGAAGTACTAGCTTATGTTGGTTCCCCCAATTATTTTAACGAAACGCAAATAGGACGGAACGACGGCGTACAAGCACTGCGTCAACCCGGTTCAACCCTCAAACCATTCTTATACGAATTAGCCTTAGAGAAACGCATCATTCGCCCCAATACAATTTTAGCAGATGTACCGACTCGCTATGCGATTCCCGGAGCCAAAATTTACAGCCCTCAAGATTATAGCGAAACTTTTCAAGGCCCGGTAAGAGTTCGCATTGCCTTAGCCAATTCGCTCAACATTCCGGCAGTGCGGGTATTGGAAAAAGTAAGCGTAGGCGCATTTTTAGAACGTTTGCATCAACTGGGTTTTACCAATCTCAATCATTCCCCAGAGTATTACGGTTTGGGATTAACTTTAGGGAGTGGGGAAGTCAGTTTGTGGGAATTAGCTCGCGCTTATCTGACAATGGCTAGACAAGGCGACGCTATACCGCTGGTTAGTATTTTGGGAAACCTCACCCCAAATCAGCTTCGATTACCCCCGTTATTGTTGGGGAGAGCGGGAGAGCGGGGGAAATCTGGAGCGGGGGAGGTAGAAAAGAAGATTGAGCCAGGGAAAGGGAAAAAAGACGAAGGGTTGGGAGTGAGGTCGGAATGGGCTTTAATTACCAATATGCTGAGCGACGCTCACGCTCGTGCCAAAGCATTTGGTGTAGAATCTGTGCTAGCTTTGCCATTTCCAGCAGCGGTGAAAACGGGTACTTCTTCTAATTTTCGAGATACGTGGACAGTCGGGTTTACGACAGATTATACTGTGGCGACTTGGGTGGGGAATTTTGATGGCGATCGTATGGATAAAGTTTCTGGTGTTATGGGTGCAGCCCCCTTGTGGAATCGCATCATGTTACACTTGCACGAACGTGAAGAACCCGCACCTTTTTCTCCTCCCAAAGGTTTAGTGCAAAAACCCATCTGTACATTATCCGGCTTACGTCCCACCCCGGCTTGTCCTTCAGTTGTGCAAGAATATTTTTATCCCGAAGATATCAGCGATTACGAAAGTCATCCAGATACTTTTTATCAAATGGTATCGCGTGATGGCAAGTCACCTGAGTATCGCCTCAATTTGCCTGCCGAATATAATGAATGGTTGGCAATGCAACCGCAACCAAATTTAGCACCGAGCCAACTGAAAATATTATCTCCTCGCAATGGCGATTTTTTTCTTATTCATCCCGATCGAGCAAATACTGGGCAGAGGCTACAATTTAAATTGGCAAATAAATCTAGTCAAACGGTAGAGTGGTGGTTGAACGGTCAAAAAGTGGCAACCCAGTCATCAAATACATTATTTTGGGAACTTCAACCGGGCAATTGGACATTAGAAATTAGAAGTGGAGAGATGAGCGATCGGGTTAATTTTCAGGTAGAATTAGCTGAAAGCAAAAGTATGCGTCGCGGTTTTTCTGTTGCCAGTCCATCTCACTAG
- a CDS encoding PAS domain S-box protein, with amino-acid sequence MFEVMRTRLLPYAVAILSVAIALLLMLMLDPWLHMTQTPFLLFFGAAIVSAWLGGKKAGAIATILSGLLANYFFLDPIGQLSLDATDIWRTLLFVLEGILISAICGGLRAAEHSTKISLQRLQISEAKFRRLVESNIIGVISADTHGVITDANDCFLNMVGYTREDLLAGRVRWDEMTPPELRHLDALALDELMTTGAHSPYEKAYITKDGRRVPILVGAVLLEDESHNHVIAFILDLTERKRTEAALRESQQLFSNFMSNSPVKAYIKDEAGRYVYVSPLVEREHNRPLADWVGKTDFDFFTAEIAQQLRDNDAIVLQTNHTLQILETVPADNEEYNVMSFKFPFQDAEGRNLVAGMSIDITAQIRVEKALRESEALVRAQARELQAFMEIVPAAVWIAHDPNCHQMTANCAAYELMRAKPDSVTTATPADGVYPFNFKLQRKGRDIPPGELSMQKAGSTGQEVEEDAELVFEDGVVRYIYGKAVPLRDEEGGVRGVIGAYLDITDRKQAEEALRETAERLSLALTAARMGDWSWDAATDTVTFSHRAAEIFGIPPGPYMTWTQMRELLHPEDRDRAKVAVEEAIASGGDYDIEYRVIRPQGEQCWVSAKGRAQYDAAGQVLGMIGVVQDVTEQVLARQRSEDLLKQLEAERAFLEAVLQQMPAGVIIGEAPSGKLILGNDRVREIWRHPFVASTQVEQYREYKGFHPDGRLYQPQEWPIARSIGSGEVVSGEEIQFLRGDGTYGVMEISSAPIRDREGQIIAGVVTFQDISDRKQAEREREELLAREQAARTEAETANRIKDEFLAVLSHELRSPLNPILGWTNLLRTRKLDEKTTTKALETIERNAKLQTQLIEDLLDVSRILRGKVVLDFAPVNLANIIEAALETVLLAAEAKKIQIQTIFSAKQALISGDSGRLQQIVWNLLSNAVKFTPAGGTIEVRLECVDCYAQIQVKDNGMGISPDFLPHVFEYFRQADGTTTRKFGGLGLGLAIVRHLAELHGGTVRASSLGISQGATFTVTLPLLVTAFEATQNYQASTEIGSLSGLRILIVDDEPDMRELGVTVLAEYGSLAKAAASAAEALFLLKEFQPDILICDIGMPEVDGYMLMRQVRSRLPEMGGQIPAIALTAYAGEYDRQQAISAGFNRHLPKPVDPAELIKTILSLTAEKQRSRGAEGKKNNP; translated from the coding sequence GTGTTTGAGGTTATGCGTACCCGACTGCTACCTTATGCCGTTGCGATATTGAGCGTCGCGATCGCTTTATTGCTGATGCTCATGCTCGATCCGTGGTTGCACATGACCCAGACCCCTTTTTTGCTGTTCTTTGGGGCGGCGATCGTCAGTGCTTGGCTGGGAGGAAAAAAAGCAGGAGCGATCGCCACCATCTTATCCGGTCTGCTTGCCAACTACTTCTTTTTAGATCCGATCGGTCAACTATCGCTAGATGCGACCGACATCTGGCGGACACTGCTGTTCGTTCTCGAAGGGATTCTCATCAGTGCTATTTGTGGCGGATTGCGTGCAGCCGAACATAGCACCAAAATCAGTTTGCAAAGACTTCAAATCAGCGAAGCAAAGTTTCGGCGATTGGTGGAATCCAACATCATCGGAGTTATTTCGGCAGATACCCACGGTGTCATTACCGATGCGAATGACTGCTTTCTCAACATGGTAGGCTACACCCGCGAAGATTTATTAGCAGGACGAGTGCGTTGGGATGAAATGACACCGCCGGAGTTGCGTCATCTCGATGCACTTGCCTTAGACGAATTGATGACCACAGGAGCGCATAGTCCCTACGAGAAGGCATATATCACCAAAGACGGTCGTCGAGTTCCCATTTTAGTTGGAGCTGTTCTTTTAGAAGATGAGTCCCACAATCATGTCATTGCCTTTATCCTCGATTTGACAGAGCGCAAGCGTACCGAAGCGGCGCTGCGGGAAAGTCAACAGCTATTTTCCAACTTCATGAGCAACAGTCCAGTCAAAGCATACATCAAGGATGAAGCAGGACGCTACGTCTACGTCAGCCCACTGGTAGAACGGGAACATAATCGACCGTTGGCTGATTGGGTGGGAAAAACCGATTTCGATTTCTTTACCGCAGAAATTGCACAACAGTTGCGAGATAACGATGCGATCGTTCTGCAAACAAATCACACTCTTCAAATCCTGGAAACTGTTCCAGCAGATAATGAAGAGTATAATGTCATGTCGTTCAAATTCCCCTTCCAGGATGCCGAGGGACGTAACTTAGTCGCGGGAATGTCGATCGATATCACCGCACAGATCCGAGTAGAGAAAGCTTTGCGAGAAAGCGAGGCGCTGGTAAGGGCGCAAGCGAGGGAACTGCAAGCTTTTATGGAAATCGTCCCCGCCGCAGTTTGGATCGCCCACGATCCCAACTGTCACCAGATGACGGCAAATTGCGCGGCATATGAATTGATGAGGGCAAAACCGGACTCAGTTACCACCGCAACTCCCGCCGATGGCGTGTATCCATTTAACTTCAAACTGCAAAGGAAAGGTCGAGATATTCCGCCAGGGGAACTCTCCATGCAGAAAGCGGGAAGCACCGGACAGGAAGTAGAGGAAGATGCGGAACTCGTATTTGAAGATGGCGTCGTCCGATACATCTACGGCAAAGCCGTACCCCTACGGGATGAGGAAGGTGGAGTGCGAGGAGTGATTGGAGCATACTTGGACATTACCGATCGCAAACAAGCAGAGGAAGCGCTGCGAGAGACTGCCGAACGGCTGAGTTTGGCGCTCACAGCTGCCCGAATGGGAGACTGGAGTTGGGACGCAGCGACCGATACAGTAACATTTTCACATCGCGCCGCCGAAATTTTTGGGATTCCGCCCGGGCCATATATGACGTGGACGCAGATGCGCGAGCTGCTGCATCCAGAAGACCGCGATCGCGCTAAAGTAGCCGTCGAGGAAGCGATCGCTTCTGGCGGCGACTACGATATTGAATACCGAGTCATCCGTCCGCAGGGGGAACAGTGCTGGGTTTCTGCAAAGGGACGCGCCCAGTACGATGCTGCGGGTCAGGTTTTGGGAATGATCGGTGTGGTGCAAGACGTGACGGAACAGGTGCTGGCGCGGCAGCGTAGTGAGGATCTGCTCAAACAGCTGGAGGCAGAACGAGCATTTCTGGAAGCAGTTTTGCAGCAGATGCCAGCAGGGGTAATTATTGGGGAAGCTCCCTCCGGTAAGCTGATTTTGGGGAACGATCGGGTACGGGAAATCTGGCGTCATCCATTTGTCGCATCTACTCAAGTCGAGCAATACCGCGAGTACAAGGGTTTTCATCCAGACGGACGGCTTTATCAGCCCCAAGAGTGGCCGATCGCACGCTCGATCGGCAGCGGTGAAGTGGTGAGTGGGGAAGAAATTCAGTTTCTCCGGGGTGACGGTACTTATGGCGTCATGGAGATAAGTTCTGCACCCATACGCGATCGAGAGGGGCAAATTATTGCAGGTGTAGTCACCTTCCAGGATATTAGCGATCGCAAGCAGGCAGAGCGGGAACGAGAGGAACTCTTAGCCAGGGAACAAGCGGCACGCACAGAAGCAGAAACTGCCAATCGCATCAAAGATGAATTTCTGGCCGTACTTTCCCACGAATTGCGATCGCCCCTCAATCCCATTTTGGGCTGGACTAACTTATTGCGAACCCGCAAATTAGATGAAAAAACCACAACCAAAGCCTTAGAAACAATCGAACGCAATGCCAAGTTGCAAACGCAATTAATTGAAGATTTACTCGATGTTTCTCGCATCCTGCGCGGCAAAGTAGTCTTGGACTTTGCCCCCGTCAACTTAGCAAATATAATAGAAGCCGCTTTGGAAACGGTGCTGCTAGCAGCAGAAGCGAAAAAAATTCAAATTCAAACTATTTTTTCTGCAAAACAAGCTCTGATTTCCGGTGACTCAGGCCGACTCCAACAAATAGTTTGGAACCTACTCTCGAACGCTGTCAAGTTCACACCAGCAGGTGGAACGATAGAAGTACGATTGGAATGCGTTGACTGCTATGCCCAAATTCAGGTAAAAGATAATGGTATGGGTATCAGTCCGGATTTTTTGCCCCATGTATTTGAGTACTTCCGGCAGGCAGATGGCACCACAACCCGCAAATTTGGGGGATTGGGACTTGGATTGGCGATCGTGCGTCATTTAGCTGAATTGCATGGCGGCACTGTGCGGGCGTCAAGTCTGGGAATCAGTCAGGGAGCGACTTTTACAGTCACTTTGCCACTGCTGGTGACTGCTTTTGAGGCAACTCAGAACTATCAAGCCTCTACTGAAATTGGCAGCTTGAGCGGTTTGCGGATTTTAATTGTAGATGATGAACCGGATATGCGAGAGTTAGGGGTTACTGTTTTGGCTGAATACGGATCGCTGGCAAAAGCAGCTGCATCCGCAGCAGAAGCATTGTTCCTGCTTAAAGAATTTCAGCCGGATATTTTAATTTGCGATATCGGAATGCCAGAGGTGGATGGCTATATGCTGATGCGTCAGGTGAGGTCTCGACTGCCAGAAATGGGAGGGCAAATTCCGGCGATCGCACTGACTGCTTACGCCGGAGAGTACGATCGACAGCAAGCGATCTCCGCCGGATTTAATAGACATCTTCCTAAACCTGTAGATCCCGCCGAGTTAATAAAAACAATTCTATCCTTAACAGCAGAAAAGCAGAGGAGTAGAGGAGCAGAGGGGAAAAAGAACAATCCATAG
- a CDS encoding class I SAM-dependent methyltransferase, with translation MQNLKQRKPDIGYIPTESEQVNAALALAKIASDDIVYDLGCGDGRVVIAAARQYGARGVGIDIDGERIREAQENSEKAGVCDRVQFRQADLFECDFSEATVVFLYLLPHLNLKLRPKLFNQLKSGTRIVSHDFDMGDWKAAAKVDLLFPEECTLYYWVISEGARG, from the coding sequence ATGCAAAATCTAAAACAACGCAAGCCCGATATCGGTTATATTCCTACAGAAAGCGAGCAAGTTAACGCCGCACTCGCACTAGCTAAGATCGCATCTGACGATATTGTTTACGATCTCGGCTGTGGAGACGGAAGGGTAGTAATTGCAGCAGCTCGACAGTACGGTGCGAGAGGAGTCGGGATCGATATCGATGGGGAACGCATTCGGGAAGCACAGGAGAACAGCGAGAAAGCGGGGGTATGCGATCGCGTGCAGTTTCGCCAAGCAGATTTGTTTGAATGTGATTTCAGCGAAGCTACAGTTGTCTTCCTTTATCTGTTACCTCATCTCAATCTTAAACTCAGACCAAAATTATTTAACCAACTCAAGTCCGGTACTCGCATAGTTTCTCACGATTTTGATATGGGTGACTGGAAGGCTGCGGCTAAGGTCGATCTGCTTTTTCCAGAAGAATGCACTCTTTACTATTGGGTAATTTCTGAAGGGGCTAGGGGTTAG
- a CDS encoding response regulator has protein sequence MKILVVENDKSLAAALTGLLAANNYTIDLANDGQTALDLVTAIEYDLILLDLQIPQLDGISLSRQLRSQGYSKAILLLTEKNTNINIVAALDAGADDYLIKPYNPEVLLARIQALLRRTGGNPSCTLSWGNLCLDSISGKVTCGDRLIPLTATEYSLLELFLQNPDRIFNRSAILDRLWGFDDAPTENAVTVHIKDLRKKLKLGGLNGEILETVYGMGYRLKPAPDRLISTPETNKDSQQKPRVKDISSVNRVLQKFRNSFAEQIAVLAEAKTALLAGNCNEELHHKAKHKAHQLTGSMGSFGYPEGSKLARELEHLLIKNGALKPDEICRFSQLVTALEQELTKPPIPINIQPNQTLETHRVLVIDDDTVLTEKLQAEANLWGIRLKIAPDLPTARLRLAMATPDAILLDLSFADTEEDGLTLLRELAEQSPQIPVVVFTARDSLADRVAVSRLGAKQFLHKPAAIEDIFEAIARVLPQPKTSEAKILIVDDDPAILAGLSALLTPWGLEVTTLTEPQRFWEVLIATSPDLVLLDLEIPSRGEVFADHNYELTDNLYRQTLWRYIGLELCQVVRQDTHWGDLPILVVTAHTDAESLQQAFAAGADDFITKPVLGPELVTRILSRIERVRYRKKAV, from the coding sequence ATGAAAATTCTGGTAGTAGAAAATGACAAATCGCTGGCTGCTGCATTAACGGGACTGCTAGCAGCGAATAATTACACGATCGACTTGGCAAACGACGGACAAACCGCGTTAGACTTAGTGACAGCAATTGAGTATGACCTAATTTTGCTGGACTTGCAGATTCCCCAGTTAGATGGAATTAGCTTGTCTCGGCAACTGCGATCGCAAGGTTACAGCAAAGCGATCCTTTTGCTAACCGAGAAAAATACTAATATAAATATTGTAGCGGCGCTAGATGCCGGAGCGGATGATTATCTGATTAAGCCTTATAACCCGGAAGTATTGCTGGCAAGGATTCAAGCTTTGTTGCGCCGGACTGGTGGGAATCCATCATGTACGCTAAGTTGGGGAAATCTCTGTTTAGATTCAATATCGGGGAAAGTCACTTGCGGCGATCGACTAATTCCATTGACTGCCACAGAATATAGCTTACTGGAATTGTTTTTGCAAAATCCCGATCGCATTTTCAACCGCAGTGCTATTCTAGACCGACTTTGGGGGTTTGATGATGCACCAACGGAAAATGCAGTTACGGTTCATATCAAAGACTTGCGAAAGAAACTGAAATTAGGAGGTCTGAACGGAGAAATTCTGGAAACAGTTTATGGCATGGGATATCGGTTAAAACCAGCACCAGATCGCCTCATTTCTACTCCCGAAACAAACAAAGATAGCCAACAAAAACCTCGCGTCAAAGATATCTCTTCTGTGAATCGAGTGCTGCAAAAATTTCGTAATTCCTTTGCAGAACAAATTGCCGTGCTAGCAGAAGCAAAAACCGCACTCTTGGCAGGGAATTGTAACGAAGAATTACACCATAAAGCAAAGCACAAAGCGCATCAACTGACAGGATCGATGGGGAGCTTTGGTTATCCAGAGGGTTCTAAACTGGCGCGAGAACTAGAACATTTACTGATTAAAAACGGTGCCTTAAAACCAGATGAAATTTGCCGTTTTTCTCAATTGGTAACAGCATTGGAACAGGAGTTAACAAAGCCTCCCATCCCGATAAATATCCAACCAAACCAGACACTCGAAACTCATCGCGTGTTGGTGATCGATGACGATACGGTGCTGACAGAAAAGTTACAAGCAGAAGCCAACTTATGGGGAATCCGCCTAAAAATAGCTCCCGATCTGCCAACTGCCCGATTGCGCCTTGCAATGGCGACTCCCGATGCGATTCTCCTAGATTTAAGTTTTGCCGATACAGAGGAAGATGGATTAACCCTATTGAGAGAATTGGCAGAGCAATCGCCACAGATTCCAGTCGTTGTATTTACCGCACGAGATAGCCTTGCCGATCGAGTGGCGGTATCCCGATTGGGCGCTAAGCAATTTTTACACAAGCCTGCCGCGATCGAAGATATTTTTGAAGCGATCGCCCGTGTCTTACCTCAACCCAAAACTTCCGAAGCTAAAATCTTAATCGTAGACGATGACCCCGCAATCCTGGCTGGATTATCGGCGTTGCTGACTCCTTGGGGGCTAGAGGTGACAACTCTGACAGAACCCCAGCGATTTTGGGAAGTGCTAATTGCCACATCTCCAGACTTAGTGTTGCTGGATCTAGAAATACCGAGTAGAGGCGAAGTCTTTGCTGACCATAATTACGAACTTACCGACAATCTCTACAGGCAAACGCTTTGGCGATACATTGGTCTAGAGCTGTGTCAGGTGGTGCGGCAGGATACCCATTGGGGCGATTTACCAATTTTGGTAGTAACAGCCCATACTGATGCGGAATCTCTTCAGCAAGCATTTGCCGCCGGTGCTGATGATTTCATTACCAAGCCAGTACTGGGCCCAGAACTGGTCACGCGGATACTCAGTCGAATTGAGCGGGTGAGATATCGAAAAAAAGCTGTTTAG